TCAGGATAGAATATTATAAcaacacataattataattaaagctTCAAGTTCATCAACTTCAACACAGATatcatccaaaataaaaaccttaaaagaGTGTTAATAACTTAAAATAACCACAAGTCTTATAAACCTAAACTTATAATATCTAAAACTTAAACATAAGAACTTAAACAGCAGGAGCACCAGCATCAGTAACAACAGCACCACCGGGAGCATTTTCAGCACCACCATCATCAGGAGCACCAACACCAGCATCACCACCATCAGGAGCAACATCTTGTGCTTCAGCCATTAGTTCTCACATACCTTCCGTTTCTCCATGGAGCTCCCTCCCAGATGAAATCAGGTTTCTCCTCATCCTGGCGAAGGTGATGACCTCAATAAGCTCTTCAAGTGAAATCTTATCAATCAATGTGAGGGCTTGTTCAAGACGGGTTTCAGCTCCGAATGCAAACTTGTATAGGCTCCTTAGTGGCACTCTTTGTGGTTGCCTCAGGATATCCTCCACGGTTAAATCGCGATTGTAGAATGGTAGGTGTCCGAAGTCCATTCtacacaaaaataaacaaaaatcaagttaAAAATCGGTACATAAAGAAAACTATGTAACCCGATTatgaaagaaagatgaaaagactaTATTAGTCGGATtatacatattacatatataaaccgattctggcaatgtattttcatatttcatttctaagccagaatcggttgatgttaatcTTTATGTAAACCGATTACTGTGCATGCTCTTTATGTCGAAaacaaaacccagaatcggtttattcgataggtcaataaaaaccgattctgggtgtaatcagaattttgatttgtcaaaaacgatgatttaaagatgtaaatcaataagataagaagatgggttgatggagatttaccttctTCTTGGTTTGATCGAAGATCGTCGGAGTAGAGGATGGTAgaaaattgattagggttttgagaatttggaaagtttATGATAAAAATCGAAAgattttttaggtttaggtttttttgattttagatttacTGAAAATAGAAAGATTAGAATTTATATGAGTGAGTTTTATTAGAAATTAACGTGGaggtaaattagtattttttataAGGTTTGGGTGCCTAGAATAATTTGGGGGTGTGAGAAGGAAAAAGCTATAAGCCCCAATTAAGTGGTACATGTCCCAATTTAGCTAGGATATTTAGCCATAAGTTATAGTCCACGGCTTTTATTCTCTttgagagcaaaaaaaaaaaaaacatgcaattttttttaatgCCCAGAATCCCAGACTAGTGGTCCCTAAAATTGCTTCCGAACTCCTTAAAATTGGAGCGGAACGTGTAATAACTTGGCTAATAAACCTTCAGAAAGAAAAGTTGGCTAATAAGACCGCTCATTAACTGACTACAAGTGCATTTATCAATGTTGGCTCCAAATGAACGACTGGCGGAGTATAAAAATTAAGATACCACAATGTGAGTGATAAAAATGGCAAAGATTATGGACTTCTGATTAATAATCTCTATATTTCATCTAATATGGTAAGCAAGGAACGGAGAATTGTTATACTCCAAGCATTCCCATATTCATTTTACCAAAGATCAAAATAAAAAAGTTGTAAGATAATGACATCTACAGATACCCACATTCAAACTAGCTTGTTAACATATTAGATTCTAGTGACAAAAGAAAGAGAGTCCGAAGAGCCAACTATATCTTTCAGACAAAAACGATGCTCTTTGTAAAGGCTATGGAGTCGAAATGAAGACcgtcttcaactttttttagtgaaaattggtgcaatcaattcTTGACTTTCTGTATCGTAACAAGCCAACCCTTTCCCGTACTTGAGATAAGTCTTCTTATTTTGAATGCATACTGATTTAATATCAACTTCAGGAATATTAATACAACCCACATCAATGATATACTGCCTGATCCATGGATTTTCCTTGTCCTTTTGCATCTTCCATATACCCACCCCTCCACCAGACACATGCTCCATATAGCAAAGACTGCTATCCAGTTCTACCAAAAAGT
This genomic stretch from Papaver somniferum cultivar HN1 chromosome 5, ASM357369v1, whole genome shotgun sequence harbors:
- the LOC113279839 gene encoding uncharacterized protein LOC113279839; its protein translation is MAVACGFGSDATSNEYKVVKLFERFPDSPLELECEVLVLGTTMSWKRIQCQDGLRLKCPHFNPDSVFVEGSIYWCNGTHILCFDVAAERFKLIPTPDMKPLRLKFPTGCCADFLVELDSSLCYMEHVSGGGVGIWKMQKDKENPWIRQYIIDVGCINIPEVDIKSVCIQNKKTYLKYGKGMDFGHLPFYNRDLTVEDILRQPQRVPLRSLYKFAFGAETRLEQALTLIDKISLEELIEVITFARMRRNLISSGRELHGETEGM